A window of Asterias rubens chromosome 22, eAstRub1.3, whole genome shotgun sequence contains these coding sequences:
- the LOC117305173 gene encoding probable inactive 1-aminocyclopropane-1-carboxylate synthase-like protein 2 isoform X2, whose translation MLKYEDNLIMSPSGGVLSAEEFDCSSKTDGVINMSISENRLVFDLLREKMQKCTVQPETWADDMFMYSELGGVPELKEAIAKYLRVTTRAVMPVDPTKMAVLNGADSGLEAFGHIICDAGEAVLVPAPYYYGIHRSLKVRFDVDVFPIPLSSEPKSGETKPFELTVERAEQAYKKATQEGIVVKGLFLVNPNNPLGDVYSRQLVLDLLKFANRHDLHVVLDEVYMNCIFEEGVDHYSIFQFKEDEIPDLQKVHFIWTFSKDLAMGGMRISVNYTWNKDVLQSLNGIAHFHSVPTGWQNMMAKLLSDTDWCTDVFLPTSVKRLKEAFDHFTAGLKQLGVPFHGGPAGLYLWADFSKFLSAPTAEAEIEFHHKLIKAGVEFSPSLLCRGSERGWFRVVFARKLNILELALERIQRALQS comes from the exons GGTGTAATAAACATGAGCATATCTGAAAACAGATTGGTTTTCGATTTACTTCGAGAAAAG ATGCAGAAATGCACGGTGCAACCAGAGACTTGGGCCGATGACATGTTTATGTATTCCGAACTTGGAGGTGTTCCAGAGCTCAAAGAAGCCATCGCAAAATACCTGAGAGTTACAACAAGAGCTGTTATGCCGGTCGATCCAACAAAA ATGGCGGTTTTGAACGGCGCTGACTCGGGATTAGAGGCCTTCGGGCATATCATCTGCGACGCTGGAG AGGCCGTACTTGTACCTGCTCCATATTACTACGGCATCCACAGATCTCTCAAAGTACGATTTGATGTCGACGTTTTCCCGATACCCCTTTCTAGCGAG ccGAAATCTGGCGAAACCAAACCATTTGAACTGACTGTTGAGCGTGCTGAGCAGGCTTACAAGAAAGCAACACAAGAG GGAATAGTTGTCAAGGGCCTCTTTCTTGTAAACCCCAACAATCCACTAGGAGACGTTTACAGCAGGCAACTGGTTCTAGATTTACTCAAGTTTGCCAACAG GCACGATCTTCACGTAGTCTTAGATGAGGTTTACATGAACTGCATTTTTGAAGAGGGTGTCGATCACTACAGCATCTTCCAGTTCAAAGAAGACGAGATACCAGACTTACAGAAAGTTCACTTCATCTGGACGTTCAGCAAG GATCTAGCAATGGGTGGGATGCGAATCTCTGTGAACTACACTTGGAACAAGGACGTCCTTCAGTCCCTGAATGGCATTGCACATTTTCATTCGGTTCCAACAGGATGGCAGAACATGATGGCAAAGCTACTTTCAGATACAG ACTGGTGTACCGATGTCTTTTTGCCGACATCGGTTAAAAGACTAAAGGAAGCTTTTGATCACTTCACCGCTGGACTGAAACAACTTGGCGTTCCCTTTCACGGTGGACCCGCAGGGCTCTATCTTTGGGCTGATTTTTCAAAG TTTCTTTCAGCCCCTACTGCAGAGGCCGAGATTGAGTTCCATCACAAGTTAATCAAGGCAGGTGTCGAGTTCTCTCCGTCTCTACTCTGCCGAGGCAGTGAAAGAGGATGGTTCCGCGTGGTGTTTGCTCGCAAGCTGAACATTCTAGAACTCG CTCTGGAACGAATCCAGCGAGCATTGCAGTCTTAA
- the LOC117305173 gene encoding 1-aminocyclopropane-1-carboxylate synthase-like protein 1 isoform X1 — protein sequence MASSNLSKRIQAMLKYEDKLIMPPSGGVLSADEFDCSSNKDGVINMSISENRLVFDLLREKMQKCTVQPETWADDMFMYSELGGVPELKEAIAKYLRVTTRAVMPVDPTKMAVLNGADSGLEAFGHIICDAGEAVLVPAPYYYGIHRSLKVRFDVDVFPIPLSSEPKSGETKPFELTVERAEQAYKKATQEGIVVKGLFLVNPNNPLGDVYSRQLVLDLLKFANRHDLHVVLDEVYMNCIFEEGVDHYSIFQFKEDEIPDLQKVHFIWTFSKDLAMGGMRISVNYTWNKDVLQSLNGIAHFHSVPTGWQNMMAKLLSDTDWCTDVFLPTSVKRLKEAFDHFTAGLKQLGVPFHGGPAGLYLWADFSKFLSAPTAEAEIEFHHKLIKAGVEFSPSLLCRGSERGWFRVVFARKLNILELALERIQRALQS from the exons GGTGTAATAAACATGAGCATATCTGAAAACAGATTGGTTTTCGATTTACTTCGAGAAAAG ATGCAGAAATGCACGGTGCAACCAGAGACTTGGGCCGATGACATGTTTATGTATTCCGAACTTGGAGGTGTTCCAGAGCTCAAAGAAGCCATCGCAAAATACCTGAGAGTTACAACAAGAGCTGTTATGCCGGTCGATCCAACAAAA ATGGCGGTTTTGAACGGCGCTGACTCGGGATTAGAGGCCTTCGGGCATATCATCTGCGACGCTGGAG AGGCCGTACTTGTACCTGCTCCATATTACTACGGCATCCACAGATCTCTCAAAGTACGATTTGATGTCGACGTTTTCCCGATACCCCTTTCTAGCGAG ccGAAATCTGGCGAAACCAAACCATTTGAACTGACTGTTGAGCGTGCTGAGCAGGCTTACAAGAAAGCAACACAAGAG GGAATAGTTGTCAAGGGCCTCTTTCTTGTAAACCCCAACAATCCACTAGGAGACGTTTACAGCAGGCAACTGGTTCTAGATTTACTCAAGTTTGCCAACAG GCACGATCTTCACGTAGTCTTAGATGAGGTTTACATGAACTGCATTTTTGAAGAGGGTGTCGATCACTACAGCATCTTCCAGTTCAAAGAAGACGAGATACCAGACTTACAGAAAGTTCACTTCATCTGGACGTTCAGCAAG GATCTAGCAATGGGTGGGATGCGAATCTCTGTGAACTACACTTGGAACAAGGACGTCCTTCAGTCCCTGAATGGCATTGCACATTTTCATTCGGTTCCAACAGGATGGCAGAACATGATGGCAAAGCTACTTTCAGATACAG ACTGGTGTACCGATGTCTTTTTGCCGACATCGGTTAAAAGACTAAAGGAAGCTTTTGATCACTTCACCGCTGGACTGAAACAACTTGGCGTTCCCTTTCACGGTGGACCCGCAGGGCTCTATCTTTGGGCTGATTTTTCAAAG TTTCTTTCAGCCCCTACTGCAGAGGCCGAGATTGAGTTCCATCACAAGTTAATCAAGGCAGGTGTCGAGTTCTCTCCGTCTCTACTCTGCCGAGGCAGTGAAAGAGGATGGTTCCGCGTGGTGTTTGCTCGCAAGCTGAACATTCTAGAACTCG CTCTGGAACGAATCCAGCGAGCATTGCAGTCTTAA